The window AGTCCTTGAGGCCCTTCTTGGCGCCGTGCAGGGTCTCGAAGAGCGGCTTCCCGACGACCGGGGTGCGCTCCAGGATCTCCTTGCCGCGGGCCAGGAAGCGCTCGTAGCCGTCCGTCGTGCGCAGGGTGGCCAGGTGGTTCGCGAGGCCGCCGATGGTGGGCCCGTACGAGCGCTCGTTGTCGTTGACGACGATGACCAGCGGGCGGTCCTTGGCGGCGGCGATGTTGTTCAGCGCCTCCCAGGCCATGCCGCCGGTCAGCGCGCCGTCGCCGATGACGGCGGCGACGTGGTGGTCCTCGCGGCCCAGCACCTCGTTGGCCTTGGCCAGGCCGTCGGCCCAGCCCAGCACGGTGGAGGCGTGCGAGTTCTCGATCACGTCGTGGTCGGACTCGGCGCGCGAGGGGTAGCCGGACAGGCCGCCCTTGGAGCGCAGGCCCGCGAAGTCCTGGCGGCCCGTGAGCAGCTTGTGGACGTAGGCCTGGTGGCCGGTGTCGAAGAGGACCTTGTCCTTGGGCGAGTCGAAGACCCGGTGCAGGGCGATCGTCAGTTCGACCACCCCGAGGTTGGGGCCGAGGTGCCCGCCGGTCTTGGAGACGGCGTCGACGAGGAAGGACCTGATCTCGGCGGCGAGCTGTTCGAGCTCCTCCTGGCTGAGCCGGTCCAGATCGCGCGGTCCCTTGATGCGGGTCAGCAGCACCCGTGCCTCCTTGCAGTTGCTTGCTGGTCTGTCGAGTCTAATGTTCCGCCCGTGGGCCCGGTCATCGGGCCGTCCCGGCAGAGTCACACCTTTGTCATACATGTACGCACGACTGTGCGGCCACACATCACAAACGGGCGTATACCCGCACAGGAGTACCCGCCACTTGTACGCACGGATGCCCGGCGCCACGCGAAGTGGCACCGGGCACTGTGACCGTTCTTACCGCCGGACGTCGCTCCGGCGCGCAGTCGGACGCACCGTCAGGCGCGTCCGGCCGTCTTCTGGGTCTTGCGGGTGATCGAGTCGATCACCACGGTGGCCAGCAGCACCGCACCGGTGATCATGTACTGGATCGGCGTCGCGATGCCCTCCAGGGCCAGACCGTACTGGATCGAGACGATGACCATGACGCCGAGGAGGGCGTTCCAGGTCCGGCCCCGGCCGCCGAAGAGGCTGGTGCCGCCGATGACGGCCGCCGCGATCACGTTCATCAGCAGGTCGCCGGCGCCGGCGCTCTGGTTGGCTGCCGCGATCTTGGAGGCCCAGAACAGACCGCCGATGGCGGCGAAAGTGCTGGAGATCGCGAAGACCGTGATCCGGATCCGGGTGACGTTGATGCCCGCGCGGCGGGAGGCCTCGACGCTGCCACCCAGTGCGAAAACGTTTCGCCCAAAGGTCGTGCGGCGCAGCACGAAGTCCGTGACGATCAGGGCCAGCAGGAAGACCACCACCGCGAGCGGCAGGCCCTTGTACTGGTTGAACAGCACGGCGGGGACGAAGGCGAACAGCGCGAGCATGCCGGTGCGCAGCAGGATCTCGACGAGCGGCCGGGAGGGCATCCCGGCGGCCTCGCGGCGCCTCGCGTCCAGGAAGGCCGCGAGGAAGTAGCCGGCCACCGCGAGTGCGGCCAGCCCGTAGGCGACGGCCACGTCCGAGAAGAAGTACGTGGTCAGCTGGCCGACCACGCCGTCGGAGTCGATGTTGATCGTGCCGTTGCTGCCGAGGATCTGCAGCATCGCGCCCAGCCAGAACAGCAGGCCCGACAGGGTGACGGCGAAGGCCGGGGCGCCGAGCCTGGCGAAGAAGAAGCCGTGGATGCAGCCGATCAGGGCGCCACCGGCGATCGCGGCCAGGATCGCCAGCCACTCGTTCACGCCGTTGGTGACCGCGAGGACGGCGACGATCGCGCCCGAGACACCGCTGACCGAGCCGACCGACAGGTCGATCTCGCCGAGCAGCAGCACGAAGATGATGCCGATGGCGATCATGCCGGTGGCGGTCATCGTGATCGCGATGTTGGTGAGGTTCTCCGGGGAGAGGAAGTTCGAGTTCAGCCCCTGGAAGATCGACCAGATGACGATCAGGCCGATCACGACCGGGAGGGAGCCCAGGTCACCGGCCTTCATCCGGCGCTTGAACTCGCCCACGTACCCGGCGAGGCCCTCTTCCCTGACGAGCAGACGCGGGTCCACGGCCGGGATGGCGTCGTGAGCGGCCGCGGGGTTGACCGGGTCGATGTGCTCCGGCCGGTCGGCGGGGCCCTTGCCCAGTGGATCGGTGGCGGGGTTCTGGGTGCTCACTTGCGGGCCTCCCCGGTGCGGGCCGCCCGGCGGGTCACGGCGTTGTCCGTGGCACCGGTGATGGCGGAGATGATCTCTTCCTGCGAGGTGTCGGCGACGTTGAAGACACCGTTGTTGCGGCCCAGCCGCAGGACCGCGACCTTGTCGGCGACGGCCTTCACATCGGCCATGTTGTGGCTGATGAGGATGACGGCGTGGCCGCGCTCGCGCAGCCGCTCCACCAGGTCGAGGACCTGTGCGGTCTGCTCGACGCCGAGGGCGGCGGTGGGCTCGTCGAGGATGACGAGCTTGGGCTCGCCCAGCATGGAACGGGCGATCGCCACGGTCTGGCGCTGACCGCCGGAGAGCGAGGCGATGGGGATACGGACACTGGGGATCCGGATGGACAGGGTGGTCAGGAGCTCGCGGGCGCGGCGCTCCATCTCCACCTCGTCGAGGATGCCGAATTTCTTGAGCTCGCGGCCGAGGAAGAGGTTGCCGACGACATCGATGTTGTCGCACAGCGCCAGGTCCTGGTACACCGTCGCGATGCCCAGGTTCTGGGCGTCGTGGGGCTTGCCGATGGAGACCGGGCGCCCCTCCCACTCGATGACGCCGTCATCGATGGGGTGCACGCCGGCGATCGTCTTGACCAGCGTGGACTTGCCGGCGCCGTTGTCGCCGACCAGGGCGACCACTTCACCGGAGTGGATCTCGAGTTCTACGTCGGTCAGGGCCTGAACGGCGCCGAACCGCTTCGAGACCCCTCGCAACGCCAGCACGGGCGCAGCGGACACATGAACCATCTCCTTCGCCGCCTGACCGGCGGGGATGTCGTGCAAAAGAGCAGGAGCGGGGCGAATGGGGGAACGTTTCTGCCCGGCGCCCCGCCAGTGGCGGGGATGGAAGGCGGGGCGCCGGTCAGGCACGGGGGGCCACCTCGCGAGGAGGCGGCGGGGGCCGTTACTTCAGGCCGAGGGCGGCGCAGGCCGCCGCGTACTTGTCGGTGCAGATCTCGGCGATCGTGTAGACGCCGTCCTTGACCACGGTGTCGTTGATGTTGCCCTTGGTGAGCGAGACGACCGGGATCAGCACGGACGGGACGCCCTTGTTGGTCGGGCTGTCGACCGTCGAGGTGGTGACACCCTCGAGCTTCTCGCCCTTGGCGAGGGCGACGGCCATCTTCGCGGCGGCCTCGGCCTCGGGGGCGTACGGCTTGTAGACGCTCATGAACTGCTCGCCCGCGACGATCCGCTGCACACCGGCGAGTTCGGCGTCCTGGCCGGTGACCGGCGGCAGGGGGGACACGCCGGCGGCCTTGAGGGCGGTGATGATGCCGCCCGCCATGCCGTCGTTGGCGGAGTAGACGCCGACCACCTTGTCCTTGCCGAGCGCGGAGAGCGCGGCCGCCATGTTGGTGTTGGCGTTCTCCGGCTTCCACTCGACGGTGTCGTACTCCTTGCCGACGTTCACCTTGCCGTCGAGGACGGAGTGCGCACCGGACTTGAAGAGCTTGGCGTTCGGGTCGGTGACCGAACCGTTCATCATGACGATCTGGCCGTCCTTGGCCTTGTCGCCCAGCGCCTCCAGGAGCGCCTTGCCCTGGACCTTGCCGACCTCTTCGTTGTCGAAGGAGGTGTAAGCGTCGATCGGGCCCTCGGCCAGGCGGTCGTAGGCCACGACCGGGATGCCGGCCTCCTTGGCCTTCTTGACCGAGCCGGCGATGGCCTTGGAGTCCACCGCGTCGACGATGAGGACGTCCACCTTGTTGGTGATCATCGTGTCGACCTGGGAGTTCTGCGTGGTCGCGTCCTGCTTGGCGTTGGCGTAAACGACCTCGCCCTTGCCGCCCGTGAGCTCCGCGACCTTCTTCTCGATCAGCGGCTTGTCGAACTTCTCGTAACGCGCGGTCTGGTTCTCCGGCAGGAGCAGACCGACCTTGATCGCGTCGCCCTTGGCAGCGCCGGACGATTCCTTCGTCTTGTCGCCGGCCTCCTTCGCACTGCCGCAAGCGGCGAGCGAAACGGCCATGGCACCGGCGGCAACAGCAACGGCGGCTCTGCGCATACGCGTGTTCATTACTTGAACCTCCCTGACGAGGCCGCAGCACTGCGGCCGAGGTGGATGTGAGTCAACCCCGGCCGCGTTTTGCCGTCAAGGAGTGAATCCTTAACGAGATGACAACGGTGCCATCCGTTATCTACCTGAAGACAAGACGGCTGGTGCTCGCACTCCACTTCCATGGTCTGACAAAAGTGTCGAATCGCCCATCTCGCTGAGTACGAGTGCCAGTGCGCCCAGCACCTCGGCGCGCCCGCCCAGGGAGCCCGTCAGCACCGACAGTTGCCGGGCCGCGCTGGGGATCGCGTACCTCCCCACTGATTCGCGGATGGGGGCGAGGACGAGTTCACCGGCCTCCGCCAGCGAGCCGCCCAGCACCACCCGGCTCGGGTTCAGGAGGTTGCACAGGCTTGCCACTCCGCTGCCGATGTGGCGGCCCACGTCGGTGATCACCCGGCGGCAGCCCGGGTCCCCCTCGCGGGCCAGCTCGACCACCCGCTCCATCGTCAACTCCGGTCCGTGCGTGCCCTGGAGCAGCGGCAGGACGTACCGGGCGGCGGCGAAGGTCTCCAGGCAGCCGCGGTTGCCGCAGCGGCAGACCGGGCCCGATTCGTCCAGCGTGATGTGCCCGATCTCGCCCGCCGTGCCGCCGGGTCCGCGGTAGATCTGACCGTTGATGACGAGGCCGGCGCCGACGCCGCTGGCCACCTTGATGTAGGCCAGGTCCTTCACTCCCCGCCCGCTCCCCCAAACGAGTTCGCCGAGGGCTCCGAGGTTCGCGTCGTTGTCCACGTACACGGGCACCCCGAGGCGCTGCGAGAGCTCCTGGCGGGGGTTGATCCCCGCCCAGCCCGGCAGGATCGCGGTCGAGCCCAGGGTCCCGGACTCCACGTCGATCGGGCCGGGCACGCCGAGCCCGACGCCGATGACCTTCTCCAGCCCGACCCCTATGCCCGCGATCAGCCGCCCGACCAGGGCTTCCGCCCGGTCGAAGCCCTCCGCCCAGGAGGCGTCGACGTCCAGCGGCTCGGACTCCTCGGCCAGCACCTGGTGGGCGAGGTTGCCCACCGCCACCCGCAGGTGGGTGTGGCCGAAGTCGACGCCGATGACGATGCCCGCGTCACCGCTGAGCGAGACGCTGCGCGCGCGCCGGCCGCCGGCCGAGGTGTCGGTGACCTCGACGGTCCCGCCGTCCTTCAGCTCCCGGACGATGTTGGAGACCGTGGCCGCCGACAGTCCGGTGGCACGGGCGATCTCCGCCTGGGTCAGCGATCCCGCGAGCCGCACCGCCCGCACGACCCGTTCGAGATTCGCGCGATGCAGCGACGACTGCGATCCGGGAGTCTGCACGACTCATCCACTCCTGCCCATAAGCGACGGCCAGCGTCGCCCCCCGGCCGGGACACATCGCGGCTGCGCGCCCCGAGACCCCGGCGTCTCTCCAACTTGTGAACCTTAAGTCGAGCCTTTGCACCTCCACACGTCAAGAGGCTGACACGGCACGAAACGACCACTACTGGCCGAAAGGGGGAGAGAACCGGCCCACTGATCGTGCTACGGTCGCTGAGGCGCCGGTCCTCTGCGGCCCTTCCGGCCGGACCGGGCGCCGTGCAATGACCGCGCTACGCAAGGAGGTGTTCGGGATGAGTCCCGATCGAAGTCCTTGCAGCGCTCTCGTCGGCTGACCTGTTGAACGGCTGACCCTTCCCGAGTGCGCACGGCAGCGGTGGACCGCTGTCCCGTGCGCTGCTGCGTTTGCGTTTCCTCCGCATCCCCTCCCTTCCCCCTTTTTGCTCCCTTCCCCCTTTTTCTTTCCTTCCGCATGCCCGGGCAGCCGTGCCAGGCGTGCGTCATCCATGCCCGTCGGCGTGTCCGGCGCCCCGCGGGGCCGCTGCACGCCGACCCATGACCACTCCGCGTGACCGCTCGGCTTCGTGCTGTCCGGGCACCGTGGAGGGAGGTATTCGTCATGACCATGCTCACCCCCCGTACTCCGACCACGCTCGCACCGCCGGGCAGCTCCCGCCGCGAGCGCAGGGCCGCCGAGCTGGAGTCCCGTACCCGGCTCGCCGGCGAGCGCCTCGCCGGGATCAGCGCCCGCCCGGGCGTCCAGGTCCTGCAGTCCGTCGACGCCTCGCGCGCCGGCCTGACCCATGTCGAGGCCGCCCTGCGCCTGGAGCGCCACGGCTCGAACGTCGTCGCCCGGGAGCGCGCCCCGCGCTGGTACGTCCAGCTGGCGAAGGCGTACTGGAACCCCTTCATCGCCGTCCTGGTCTTCCTGGCCGCGGTCATGTACTGGCAGGACCCCGCGGACCCGGGCGTCGTCATCCTCTCCGTGATGGTGGGGATCAGCGGGCTGCTGCGCTTCTGGCAGGAGTTCCGCTCGGGCCGCGCGGCCGACGCGCTGAAGAAGCTCGTCACCACCACCTGCGCGGTGCAGCGCCGGGCCGGCAGCGGCTCCGCACCCACCACCTTCGAGGTGCCCATGGACCAGGTGGTCCCCGGCGACGTGGTCAAGCTGGCCGCCGGCGACCTGGTCCCGGCCGACCTGCGGCTGATCACCGCCAAGGACCTGATGGTCGGCCAGGCCGCGCTCTCCGGCGAGTCCCTGCCGGTCGCCAAGGCCGACACCCGCGCGCAGGACCTCGGGCAGCACGAGACCACCGACCCGGTCGAGGCCGACAACCTGGCCCTGATGGGGACCTCGGTCACCTCCGGCACCGCCACCGGGGTCGTCGTCGCCACCGGCGCCGACACCTGGTTCGGCTCCATGGCCGGCTCGCTCGTCGGCGAGCGCCCGCAGACCAGCTTCGACACCGGCGTGCGCAAGGTCAGCTTCCTGCTGATCCGCTTCATGCTGGTGATGGTCCCGGTCGTCTTCATGATCAACGGTTTCACCAAGGGCGACTGGGACGAGGCGTTCCTCTTCGGCATCGCCGTCGCCGTCGGCCTGACGCCCGAGATGCTGCCGATGGTCGTCTCCGCCAACCTGGCGCGGGGCGCGGTCGCCATGTCCCGGCGCAAGGTGGTCGTCAAGCGGCTGGGCGCGATCCAGAACCTGGGCGCGATGGACGTGCTCTGCACGGACAAGACCGGCACCCTCACCGAGGACCGGATCGTCCTGGACCGCTACCTGGACGTGCACGGCGACGAGGACGGCGAGGTCCTGGAGTACGGCTACCTCAACGCCCACTTCCAGACCGGCCTGAAGAACCTGATGGACCAGGCGGTCATCGACCGCGTGGACGAGGCCGAGGAGGTTGTCGTCGACGCACGGTTCTCGATGGTCGACGAGATCCCCTTCGACTTCGCCCGGCGCCGGATGTCCGTGGTCCTGGCCCGCGACTCCCTCGTGGGCGACGTCGGGCCGGGCGAGCACGTCCTGATCACCAAGGGTGCGGTCGAGGAGGTCCTGGACCTCTGCACACACATGAAGGACCGCGGTGAGACCGTCGAGCTGACCGGGCAGCTGCGCCGGCACGTCACCCGGATCGCCGAGGACAACAACCGCCAGGGCCTGCGGGTCCTCGCCGTGGCCACCCGCGCGACCGACGGCGCGCGCTCCGCCTACACCGTCGCCGACGAGGACCGGCTGACCCTGGTCGGCTTCCTCGCCTTCCTCGACCCGCCGAAGGCCGACGCCGCCCGCGCCCTCCAGGGCCTGGCCGACAAGGGCATCGCGGTGAAGGTGGTCACCGGCGACAACGACCTCGTGGCCGCCCGGGTCTGCGCCGACGTCGGCATCGACGTCGGGCAAGTCGTGCCCGGCAGCGAGATCGACGGCCTCGACGAGACGGAACTGCGCGCGCTGGCCGCCCGTACGACGGTCTTCGCCAAGGTCAACCCGGTCCAGAAGGCCCGGATCGTACGGGCCCTGCAGGCCGACGGGCACACCGTCGGGTTCCTCGGCGACGGCATCAACGACGCGGCCGCGCTGCGGGACGCCGACGTCGGCATCTCGGTGGACACCGCCGTCGACATCGCCAAGGAGTCGGCGGACATCATCCTGCTGGAGAAGGACCTGACCGTCCTGGAGCAGGGCGTCGTCCAGGGCCGGACCACCTTCGGCAACACGATCAAGTACATCAAGATGACGGCGTCGTCGAACTTCGGCAACGTCTTCTCGGTGCTGGTGGCGAGCGCCTTCATCCCCTTCCAGCCGATGCTCGCGATCATGCTGCTGGTCCAGAACCTGGTCTACGACATCTCGCAGCTGGCGACCCCGTGGGACCGGATGGACGAGGAGTACCTGCGCAGGCCCCGCAACTGGGACGCCAAGGGCATCGGCCGGTTCATGGTCACCATCGGCCCGGCCAGCTCGATCTTCGACATCTCGATGTTCCTGATCATGTGGCACGTCTTCGGGGCCGACAGCGGGGCGAGCCAGTCCCTGTTCCAGTCCGGCTGGTTCATCGAGG of the Streptomyces sp. NBC_01294 genome contains:
- a CDS encoding sugar ABC transporter permease, which gives rise to MGKGPADRPEHIDPVNPAAAHDAIPAVDPRLLVREEGLAGYVGEFKRRMKAGDLGSLPVVIGLIVIWSIFQGLNSNFLSPENLTNIAITMTATGMIAIGIIFVLLLGEIDLSVGSVSGVSGAIVAVLAVTNGVNEWLAILAAIAGGALIGCIHGFFFARLGAPAFAVTLSGLLFWLGAMLQILGSNGTINIDSDGVVGQLTTYFFSDVAVAYGLAALAVAGYFLAAFLDARRREAAGMPSRPLVEILLRTGMLALFAFVPAVLFNQYKGLPLAVVVFLLALIVTDFVLRRTTFGRNVFALGGSVEASRRAGINVTRIRITVFAISSTFAAIGGLFWASKIAAANQSAGAGDLLMNVIAAAVIGGTSLFGGRGRTWNALLGVMVIVSIQYGLALEGIATPIQYMITGAVLLATVVIDSITRKTQKTAGRA
- a CDS encoding ATP-binding cassette domain-containing protein yields the protein MVHVSAAPVLALRGVSKRFGAVQALTDVELEIHSGEVVALVGDNGAGKSTLVKTIAGVHPIDDGVIEWEGRPVSIGKPHDAQNLGIATVYQDLALCDNIDVVGNLFLGRELKKFGILDEVEMERRARELLTTLSIRIPSVRIPIASLSGGQRQTVAIARSMLGEPKLVILDEPTAALGVEQTAQVLDLVERLRERGHAVILISHNMADVKAVADKVAVLRLGRNNGVFNVADTSQEEIISAITGATDNAVTRRAARTGEARK
- a CDS encoding sugar ABC transporter substrate-binding protein, with product MNTRMRRAAVAVAAGAMAVSLAACGSAKEAGDKTKESSGAAKGDAIKVGLLLPENQTARYEKFDKPLIEKKVAELTGGKGEVVYANAKQDATTQNSQVDTMITNKVDVLIVDAVDSKAIAGSVKKAKEAGIPVVAYDRLAEGPIDAYTSFDNEEVGKVQGKALLEALGDKAKDGQIVMMNGSVTDPNAKLFKSGAHSVLDGKVNVGKEYDTVEWKPENANTNMAAALSALGKDKVVGVYSANDGMAGGIITALKAAGVSPLPPVTGQDAELAGVQRIVAGEQFMSVYKPYAPEAEAAAKMAVALAKGEKLEGVTTSTVDSPTNKGVPSVLIPVVSLTKGNINDTVVKDGVYTIAEICTDKYAAACAALGLK
- a CDS encoding ROK family transcriptional regulator, encoding MQTPGSQSSLHRANLERVVRAVRLAGSLTQAEIARATGLSAATVSNIVRELKDGGTVEVTDTSAGGRRARSVSLSGDAGIVIGVDFGHTHLRVAVGNLAHQVLAEESEPLDVDASWAEGFDRAEALVGRLIAGIGVGLEKVIGVGLGVPGPIDVESGTLGSTAILPGWAGINPRQELSQRLGVPVYVDNDANLGALGELVWGSGRGVKDLAYIKVASGVGAGLVINGQIYRGPGGTAGEIGHITLDESGPVCRCGNRGCLETFAAARYVLPLLQGTHGPELTMERVVELAREGDPGCRRVITDVGRHIGSGVASLCNLLNPSRVVLGGSLAEAGELVLAPIRESVGRYAIPSAARQLSVLTGSLGGRAEVLGALALVLSEMGDSTLLSDHGSGVRAPAVLSSGR
- the mgtA gene encoding magnesium-translocating P-type ATPase, which gives rise to MTMLTPRTPTTLAPPGSSRRERRAAELESRTRLAGERLAGISARPGVQVLQSVDASRAGLTHVEAALRLERHGSNVVARERAPRWYVQLAKAYWNPFIAVLVFLAAVMYWQDPADPGVVILSVMVGISGLLRFWQEFRSGRAADALKKLVTTTCAVQRRAGSGSAPTTFEVPMDQVVPGDVVKLAAGDLVPADLRLITAKDLMVGQAALSGESLPVAKADTRAQDLGQHETTDPVEADNLALMGTSVTSGTATGVVVATGADTWFGSMAGSLVGERPQTSFDTGVRKVSFLLIRFMLVMVPVVFMINGFTKGDWDEAFLFGIAVAVGLTPEMLPMVVSANLARGAVAMSRRKVVVKRLGAIQNLGAMDVLCTDKTGTLTEDRIVLDRYLDVHGDEDGEVLEYGYLNAHFQTGLKNLMDQAVIDRVDEAEEVVVDARFSMVDEIPFDFARRRMSVVLARDSLVGDVGPGEHVLITKGAVEEVLDLCTHMKDRGETVELTGQLRRHVTRIAEDNNRQGLRVLAVATRATDGARSAYTVADEDRLTLVGFLAFLDPPKADAARALQGLADKGIAVKVVTGDNDLVAARVCADVGIDVGQVVPGSEIDGLDETELRALAARTTVFAKVNPVQKARIVRALQADGHTVGFLGDGINDAAALRDADVGISVDTAVDIAKESADIILLEKDLTVLEQGVVQGRTTFGNTIKYIKMTASSNFGNVFSVLVASAFIPFQPMLAIMLLVQNLVYDISQLATPWDRMDEEYLRRPRNWDAKGIGRFMVTIGPASSIFDISMFLIMWHVFGADSGASQSLFQSGWFIEGLLSQTLIVHMIRTRKIPFIQSRASWPVMVMTVLAVLTGLWLPFSPLAPSLGFVALPASYFPWLTGVLLAYCTLTQLVKTWYIRRFNTWL